One Bacteroidales bacterium genomic window carries:
- a CDS encoding aminotransferase class V-fold PLP-dependent enzyme: protein MSKLIYLDNSATSFPKPEAVYRFMDEFYRRHGVSPGRSGYDAAIETEEVVHNTRKLLCELFNGDDPNRLTFSYNASDSLNMILQGLARKGDHVVTTLLEHNAVLRPLYHLTQDGIIETTHVAFDANGYVHPDDIRKAIRKNTRMVVVNHSSNVIGTLQPLAEIGAICKQLGVIFVVDASQSAGAVPIDVQAMGIDALVFTGHKCLMGPTGIGGSYVTKDLPVRGTRFGGTGVRSAQKTHLTEYPYRLECGTLNILGVAGLYAGTKWLLEQGMEKLHRQEYLLYDKLRNAVKEMDRAVLYCGNNTENQNPVLSINIEGLKAADVGMMLDVDYNIAVRAGLQCAPLAHAALGTDKIHGTVRMSIGPLNEEAHVDAAIEAIREIASLPR from the coding sequence ATGAGCAAACTAATCTATCTCGACAACTCAGCAACATCGTTTCCCAAGCCCGAGGCGGTGTATCGGTTTATGGACGAATTTTATCGCCGGCACGGCGTTAGTCCGGGACGCTCCGGCTATGATGCAGCTATCGAAACTGAGGAAGTTGTACACAATACCCGTAAGTTGCTGTGCGAACTCTTTAATGGCGATGATCCCAATCGGTTAACTTTTAGCTACAATGCCAGCGATTCTTTGAACATGATTTTGCAAGGACTGGCGCGCAAAGGCGATCATGTGGTGACCACCCTGCTTGAGCACAACGCGGTGCTGCGGCCGTTGTACCATCTTACGCAGGATGGAATTATCGAAACTACCCACGTGGCTTTCGATGCCAATGGCTACGTGCATCCCGACGACATTCGCAAAGCCATCCGTAAAAACACGCGCATGGTGGTGGTAAATCATAGTTCTAATGTGATTGGCACATTGCAGCCGCTGGCCGAAATTGGTGCCATTTGCAAGCAACTGGGGGTTATTTTCGTGGTGGATGCCAGCCAAAGTGCAGGCGCTGTCCCCATAGATGTGCAGGCCATGGGCATCGACGCCTTGGTGTTTACCGGTCATAAATGTTTGATGGGGCCCACCGGCATCGGCGGCTCATACGTTACTAAGGATTTGCCCGTGCGCGGAACCCGCTTTGGTGGCACGGGGGTGCGCTCTGCACAAAAAACTCATCTCACCGAATATCCTTACCGCCTCGAATGCGGCACACTCAACATCTTAGGTGTGGCCGGACTGTATGCCGGCACCAAATGGCTGCTCGAACAGGGAATGGAAAAGCTGCACCGCCAGGAGTATCTGCTTTACGACAAGTTGCGCAACGCTGTGAAAGAGATGGATCGGGCAGTTTTGTATTGTGGTAATAATACCGAAAACCAGAATCCGGTGCTGAGTATCAACATCGAAGGGCTGAAGGCCGCCGACGTGGGAATGATGCTGGATGTGGATTACAACATTGCTGTCCGCGCCGGGCTGCAATGCGCTCCGCTGGCACATGCAGCGCTGGGTACCGACAAAATACATGGCACCGTGCGCATGAGCATTGGGCCGCTCAACG
- a CDS encoding TusE/DsrC/DsvC family sulfur relay protein has product MSVLQFDEHKLKFDSSGFLKNPEIWDAEVAQSIAREDGIEELTDKHWVVINIIRTNYQEKGMAPMIRTICKESGMRLRDIYELFPLGPSRGACRVAGLPKPEGCV; this is encoded by the coding sequence ATGTCAGTTTTACAATTCGACGAACATAAACTAAAGTTTGATAGTAGCGGTTTCCTGAAAAACCCTGAGATATGGGATGCTGAGGTGGCGCAATCGATTGCCCGCGAAGATGGAATAGAAGAACTGACCGATAAACATTGGGTGGTGATAAACATCATTCGCACCAACTACCAGGAAAAAGGCATGGCGCCTATGATCCGTACCATCTGCAAAGAGAGCGGCATGCGGCTGCGCGATATTTATGAGCTTTTTCCGCTGGGGCCTTCGCGTGGCGCCTGCCGCGTGGCCGGGCTTCCCAAACCCGAAGGCTGCGTTTAA